A single genomic interval of Oryza sativa Japonica Group chromosome 7, ASM3414082v1 harbors:
- the LOC107277886 gene encoding uncharacterized protein — MGISNALQWWEEWQLRVLLLGSLAFQYFLFITASRHKFPIRSYLRSFIWFVYLGSDALAIYALATLFNRHKKQDVGHTHNNDVLEILWAPILLIHLGGQDSITAYNIEDNELWMRHVLTALSQITVAIYVFCKSWPGGDRRLLQSAILLFVPGILKCLEKPWALNRASINSLVSFDEKVRRTINRQGKQIDSIEDFVRSARGFFCGNDHLEKPSRSADFTPDELFVDLASPCTDNRGLGWSLEGAFDESVLLWHLATDLCFYHISPWCEKSIHHKNAVQCREMSNYMTYLLFVNPEMLMPGTRRNLFTDAYNELKGVVKEKNPPLDERELAERIIAEVQQQLEEITGEDKSPSSKRGLIEDAWSIAEELLKLEDDEKMWRVIEGVWVEMLCFSAARCRGYLHAKGLGTGVEFLSYVWLLLHYMGMETLAEKLARGDLQNRGHSGNLRTFHVRESSGEEQVAGPSTSYANGDNGDQHVVAPFSEDGFTLAGDENV; from the exons ATGGGTATCTCAAATGCTCTGCAATGGTGGGAGGAGTGGCAGCTCCGGGTTCTTCTCTTGGGCAGCCTCGCTTTCCAGTACTTCCTTTTCATTACAGCCTCCCGGCATAAGTTTCCTATCCGATCCTACCTCAGATCCTTTATCTGGTTTGTATACCTCGGTAGCGATGCCCTAGCAATATATGCCCTTGCAACCCTATTTAACCGTCACAAGAAACAGGATGTTGGTCACACACACAACAACGATGTCTTAGAGATTCTTTGGGCTCCTATCCTACTGATTCACCTTGGTGGACAGGATAGCATAACTGCCTACAATATTGAAGACAATGAGCTGTGGATGCGACATGTTCTCACGGCACTGTCCCAGATCACCGTAGCCATCTATGTCTTTTGCAAATCATGGCCAGGAGGGGACAGGAGATTGTTGCAGTCGGCAATCTTGCTCTTCGTGCCTGGGATTCTCAAATGCTTGGAGAAGCCCTGGGCTCTCAATAGAGCTAGCATCAATAGCCTGGTGAGTTTTGACGAGAAAGTCCGTAGGACGATTAACAGGCAAGGCAAGCAGATTGATTCGATCGAAGATTTTGTGCGAAGTGCAAGGGGATTTTTTTGTGGAAATGATCATCTGGAGAAACCAAGTAGATCAGCGGACTTTACACCTGATGAGTTATTTGTAGACCTTGCATCTCCTTGTACTGATAATCGC GGATTAGGCTGGAGCTTAGAGGGAGCTTTCGATGAGAGTGTCCTTCTCTGGCATCTCGCCACGGATTTGTGCTTCTACCATATCAGTCC TTGGTGCGAAAAATCTATTCACCATAAAAATGCTGTTCAGTGCCGAGAAATGTCGAATTACATGACGTACCTACTGTTTGTCAATCCTGAGATGTTGATGCCAGGCACAAGGCGAAACCTATTCACAGACGCCTACAACGAACTGAAGGGTGTCGTCAAGGAAAAGAATCCACCACTGGATGAAAGAGAACTTGCAGAGAGAATAATCGCCGAGGTGCAGCAACAACTCGAGGAGATAACTGGGGAAGATAAGTCACCATCCAGTAAAAGAGGGCTCATTGAAGATGCTTGGTCCATTGCTGAAGAGCTCCTGAAGTTAGAAGATGACGAGAAGATGTGGAGAGTGATTGAAGGCGTATGGGTGGAGATGCTTTGCTTTTCTGCTGCCAGATGCCGAGGGTACTTGCATGCTAAGGGCCTCGGTACAGGCGTGGAGTTCCTGAGCTATGTTTGGCTACTCTTGCATTACATGGGGATGGAGACCTTGGCAGAGAAGCTGGCAAGAGGAGACCTCCAAAACAGAGGACACTCAGGTAATTTGCGGACATTCCATGTTAGAGAGTCCTCTGGTGAAGAGCAGGTTGCTGGACCATCGACTTCTTATGCTAACGGAGACAACGGTGATCAACATGTTGTTGCTCCATTCTCTGAGGATGGCTTTACCTTGGCTGGGGATGAAAATGTGTGA